The following are encoded in a window of Fretibacter rubidus genomic DNA:
- a CDS encoding ABC transporter permease, giving the protein MNDISDTLNHAGANAGLPSQTRRFGRVNWMGLWTLYTKEVKRFWRVGPQTLLAPVVSNLLYLTVFVFAFAENRAGGADGFITFLIPGLIMLGILNNSSANSSSSMMTGKMMGSIIDVLMPPLSHVELALGYIFGAATRGFCVAVFTAIVLSIFGLTWPMHWWAVLYFGVSAALMLGMVGLLSGIWAEKFDQLAVVNQFVILPLSFLSGTFYSITVLPEIWQKIILFNPLFYLIDGFRFGFLGTSDGHVMTGVIVSAVINIILFLVCLRVLKSGWRLKA; this is encoded by the coding sequence ATGAACGATATAAGCGACACATTAAATCACGCAGGCGCCAACGCAGGTCTGCCGTCCCAAACGCGCCGTTTTGGACGCGTGAATTGGATGGGGCTGTGGACACTTTATACGAAAGAAGTGAAACGCTTTTGGCGTGTGGGGCCGCAAACACTGCTTGCGCCTGTCGTGTCCAACTTGCTTTATTTAACCGTTTTTGTGTTTGCCTTTGCTGAAAACCGCGCAGGCGGGGCGGACGGCTTTATCACCTTTTTAATTCCGGGACTGATTATGCTCGGCATCCTTAATAATTCATCCGCCAATAGCAGTAGCTCTATGATGACGGGTAAGATGATGGGCTCTATTATTGATGTGCTGATGCCGCCGCTGTCCCATGTAGAATTGGCGCTGGGTTATATATTTGGCGCGGCGACGCGCGGCTTTTGCGTGGCTGTATTCACGGCCATCGTTCTGTCTATCTTTGGCCTCACATGGCCCATGCATTGGTGGGCTGTTTTATACTTCGGCGTATCGGCAGCGCTGATGCTGGGGATGGTTGGTTTGCTGTCTGGAATTTGGGCTGAAAAATTTGACCAATTGGCGGTCGTCAATCAATTTGTTATTCTGCCGCTATCTTTCCTGTCCGGCACATTTTATTCCATCACAGTCCTGCCAGAGATTTGGCAGAAAATCATTCTTTTTAACCCGCTGTTTTATCTTATTGACGGATTTCGGTTTGGGTTTCTGGGGACATCAGATGGTCATGTTATGACGGGTGTCATCGTATCGGCTGTTATCAATATCATTTTATTTCTAGTCTGCTTGCGGGTGTTAAAATCTGGCTGGCGGCTAAAGGCTTAG
- a CDS encoding GcrA family cell cycle regulator — MAWTDDRVEVLTKLWAEGLSASQIAKQLGGVTRNAVIGKVHRLGLSGRAKPSRPATIRTTKPSAPRTRTTARTTTVTTPSAPARTARQAPAKPPTPPVEAKPLPSGEYATIMTIRDHMCKWPIGDPSKSDFRFCGRKTDPSTPYCDAHSSVAYQPSRRRYPGQKTLGQTTMKHLQKR, encoded by the coding sequence ATGGCTTGGACAGATGATCGGGTAGAGGTTTTAACGAAATTATGGGCCGAAGGGTTATCAGCCAGCCAAATCGCCAAACAATTGGGCGGTGTGACACGTAACGCCGTTATCGGCAAAGTCCACCGTTTGGGATTGTCAGGCCGCGCCAAGCCGTCTCGTCCTGCGACCATTCGCACAACAAAACCCTCTGCGCCGCGAACACGCACGACGGCCCGAACGACGACGGTAACCACGCCGTCTGCGCCAGCGCGCACAGCCCGCCAGGCGCCCGCTAAACCGCCAACACCCCCAGTTGAGGCCAAGCCATTACCGAGCGGCGAATACGCGACTATTATGACCATTCGTGATCACATGTGTAAGTGGCCAATTGGCGACCCGTCCAAATCTGATTTCCGCTTTTGCGGCCGTAAAACAGACCCGTCTACACCTTATTGCGACGCGCATAGCTCTGTGGCTTATCAACCGAGCCGCCGTCGTTACCCCGGCCAGAAAACACTCGGTCAAACGACAATGAAGCATTTACAAAAACGCTAG